In Phyllopteryx taeniolatus isolate TA_2022b chromosome 5, UOR_Ptae_1.2, whole genome shotgun sequence, the DNA window GGTGTTAGCTGCTACGCTAACTGCTCAAAAACAGACTTAGCTGTTTCATAAAAAGATGAACTTTGATATTAATATTTTTCTGATAATAAAGTCACAATTAAGTCAAATTGCACAAACCCTTTAAAATAGTATCGGGCATTAGCAGCATTATTCAGTTTACGACTTTGTTCAGTGTATTTACTGCAGTTGGGTAAAAACTGTTTGGGGCTCATGTTCATAAAAGTCCAAATGAAAATACCACAAAGGCACATTATAGGAAGAAAACAATCTCCAATACATTGAGAATACAGAGATTCACATCGTATTAGCGCAAAAATGGTTGAAAAGTGGACATACTTGGACGTCAAACAGCAATAATATTGATACTGTATTTTACGCTTATGTATCAATACTGTATCGACGAAACAGACGACGATGTGATGCATTGAGATGTCGACCCCCTGCCCCTTATAATAAGTACATACAATAACCGGTCTTTGTCTGTTGTAGGCTCCAACCACTATGGCATCGCCGGTTACTACGCCATGCAAGCTCTGAAGGAGAACATGATCgtgagtggaaaaaaacaaatgtctttaAGTCCAACTGCTGTCTTGTTTGGTTTATCTAACCGCCATGATTCCAACAAAGGGAATGGCCTTCACCAACACGTCCCCTCTGGTGGTCCCCACACGTGGTAAAGAGGTGAGCAATACAGTATTTCCTGCTTATAATAGAcgattttgtgttgtgtctttagTGAGTCGAGCTGTTGTTTGTAGTGCACCTTAGGCACCAACCCCCTCAGTGTGGCAGCGCCATCCAAAGATGGCGACAGCTTCGTCCTGGACATGGCCACATCTGCGGTCGCCCTCGGAAAAGTGAGTGCTCCGAGGCAAAAGCAAGGAACTTCCATTCATCGTTTTTTTATACCGCGGGGCAGGTCATAAATCAAATGGCTTCTCTTTAACTTCTCTTAACAGTCACAGTTTAAAAACCACCTTCTTCACACTCCTTGGGATTACAACTACCTaccttatttattttcaatgatacCAAGTTGAAATAGTTGCACACTGTTTGGCCTTACCACTAAAGCTTTCCATCTCCTTGACTTCACAAGGACAAATGCTCGTGTTTGCCGcgacacatttttgttgtgtgtgtacaCAGGTGGAGCTGCACGAACGTCGTGGCGACACTATCCCCGAGGGATGGGGGTGCGACGCCCAGGGCAAGATCACTGCCGACCCCAAGAAAGTTCTGAGCGGAGGGGGCTTGGTTCCCATCGGCGGCAGCGAGGCCACAGGTCCGCCCAAATGTCTTCGTCAACTTGCGCTGAACATTCTCCTGTCCATACAATATTAGTGACGTGAACAGCAGTCGGCAAAGTGATGAATGAATATGTTTAATGGCAATACATcagcaatgacaaaaactcaaattcTTCGCAAGTTAGTGTCGCCCATCTGGCTggtgattcaaatttggtagcaatcaggCGAAATCTCTTAAACAAGTTTGCCTTTGAAGGACCCCtagaaatgaacaaaatgatCCTAAAACGGAcgttcaaaccaaaatgacagacttcctgtcttttcatgcacggcttcttgagacttttttgtgggtcttcaCAGGATTTCGTTTTGCTAAGTGGAACAGGCTTCAGGGGCTCAATTTTCCAAACATTCCTGAGACAATTTTTCGGGGTTAAATCTGGTTTAGGGTTCGGGGTTAAGGGTTTGGGATTAAAAGCATTAAAGgcagtgtttttttggacagctgtcatttgtgtgtgcctaatgaagtgtccagtgagtgtgAAACCAACGGAATTGTGCTGTTGTGTGCgtttgcattgttgttgttgttgtccaggAGGGTACAAAGGTTACGGACTGGGAATGATGGTCGAGGTGTTCTGCGGTATCCTGGCCGGTGCCAAGTACAGCAATCACATCCGCAGATGGAAAATGACCGAAAGGGTTGCAGACCTGGTAGGTTGCGCAGTTTGACGCGGCAAATGCCCGGCAATATTACTTTTAGCTATGTGATCACCACAGTTTGATGCGGTAATAGCAGAAAATGTCTGTTGTGAAAACTATGTTGACTGTTAAGCCTTACATAGTGTTcatgtcaaatttgacccatttgCACAATAATCAAAATACacgtgttataaccctttaagcaacacatATTTGAGCACAGACGATACAGCCAGGCACAcataatgtaacaatactcacaggtatatattatttatcctctgagaAGAATGGCGAGTATTACTGCCTCTTGCTGAGGAGCTGAGACCAACTCTGTGTACACTATGGAAAAGGAAAAGTATGTAAGGGTTAAGCAAATTCAACCAAAGCCATGTTGCCTTAACCTAATGATTGTTTATGCTGTTTGCATTTAGGTCGTTAAACTCGTCAGCGTAGTAACCGTGTggctcacgtgtgtgtgtgtatgttttcgCAGGGTCAGTGTTTCGTGGCAATCAACCTGGAGAACTTCGCTCCCGGGTTCACCGACCGCATGGCGGACCTACTGGCCATCCAGAGAGGACTGGACCCTGTGAGTGCTTGGGTTCAGGGGCACGGCGCACTGAGAGAGGCggcagagcacaaaaacagactCGTGTGCAAATACAGCATAAGGATGTTTAGTTATCGATATATTTTAAGAACTACTCAACATATTTATGGAATttataaataactaaaaaataagtatatatccatccattttctgagccgcttctcctcactagggtcgcgggcgtgctggagcctatcccaggaggtggggtacaccctgaactggttgccagccaatcgcagggcacatagaaacaaacaaccattcgcactcacatgcacacctacgggcaatttagagttgtcaattaacctagcatacatgtttttgggatgtgggaggaaaccggagtgcccggagaaaacccacgcaggcacggggagaacatgcaaactccacacaggcgggaccggggattgaacccgggtcctcagaactgtgaggcaggcgctctaaccagtcgtccaccgtgccgccacactcTAACACCTGAAACTTAttttctttagaaaaaaaattatataaattatatatatatataaggcatgattaaataaaagaaaaaagtaacagCATACAAATGAaggatatttatatatacattatttatgAGGATGTAATTACATGTATTAACTTATATAACTAATAAAgcggaaagaaaataaataaaaaaggtaatATAATAtggataaatacataaatatatgacaaaaataaatttagaaataaaaaacatctttaaaaaaagagaacaacatACATTTGGAGTTATCcatttttgatgtttttgcGCTGCAGGCTGAGGCCGACGCTCCCGTTCTGACTGCCGGAGATCCCGAGAGGGCCAACATTGCCAAGTGCGAGAAGATGGGCGGCATCTCCTACCACATCAACGTCGTCAACTACATGGTATGAGCAAGGCGCGTGCAAAAATCAACACCATAAGGATTTTGATTTATAGACATGAACAGAGAAACAAGAAATGCaatgatgtacagtaaattgtgaataaataaaaataaggtgATAacgaatggataaataaaaatctcaactatatgattacattaaaacaatttaaatatatatatatatatatatatataatactgtaGAAAATCATAAGTATAAAAACgaatttatacagtatattgatatAGATACACATAATTAAAAAGGATGTGTTTACAGATAATAATTGTAACACAATTAGAAgtacatataaaaacaatataaaaattaaaaaaatataaagattATATATTGATATCTATTCATAATATGTTATCTATGTTATATGTACGTTTTATATCAATATTAGACGTATATGTATAGATATCTAAGGTCTAAGACACAGTGAAGGCGCTGCAGGAGTTTTTTATGAagtatattttaatttgaaaatatgattattattattaatattagttattgttttatgtttaatctTTATTTCGTACAGCACacttttaaagtgctctagaaataaagttgagttgagataAATTCTAACACAGTTATGAGCTATGAATAcatcaaaataaacaatatttgattttaaatgtgcatttaaatgtgtatttttttaatttttagagCGTTGATGCAATTTTTCACAATTGAATCAGTGATTACCCcaaaaaattagttttttttaaaaacaacactgcCATCTTTTGGAGCTATGGAGTAACCGCAAAAATACTCGCGTTGGTTTCGATGACGCACGGCtgaaaacacagaaaaaaaaaatatgaaaaataaaatacatataaagaGAGGACTTACCTTAACCACTGTCAGAGAAAGTCGTTTGATAATGTCATTTCTGTTGAGTCATGTCACtcactttttctttctctgcCTCTGGatggcaaataataataataataatgggatgCAATTTCAGAGCATACTACAGTATTTTATACGTAAGTTAGTATTTAAGAGGGAGGGACAAGAGGGGAAAAGACGTTTTAGGGGGTGCAGAAGATTTATTTGGtatttgaaataatatataCTGGTTACTTTCAGTACATATACTGTTACATTTTGTCTTGGTAACACctataatttactgtattttgagcATTCCCATTTGGGGGGATagaaaatgtcctccaattctggaataaCACATTTCTTTATGAATTTCAGAACGAATGCGCCAAGAAAGTGGGCGTCAGTCCTCTGCTGCCTTGTGACAAAATCATTCCAGAGTAAAAATGACCATTTGGATTTTAGGACATCGTCTGAGCTTTTTTTGAGTGTCCTCGTCAGTGCCGGCAGCCTGGttggtgtgttgttgttgttgttgttttttcaatacTGCGACCAAATGAAACCTATTCTTTCTGTGGTGTCTGAAGACAATAATCACCAAATTGCGTGAAATTACGTTTTAGTCATATTTAGTGTGTCTTGCATATTAATATAATTCAACATGTTACTTCGACCGCACAATGTGCACCTTTCTTTTCCTTTGAATACTTTACGTGTCTTGATTTGACGACTGAGCAAATGAAGACTAAAAGTTGCCTCTGCATACTGTCGAACACTTGACAACTCATTGAGCTAATACCGTTACAAATGTGTGACTGTACTGTGAAAGTGCCCATGTGATGTTTTTAAGACAGGACGTCAGTTTTAATTGAATGAAGAGACTGTTTCATAtaacacacactgtatatacagtatgctgtaTAAAGACCTCTCCCTGCTCATTGTTGCCTGCAATATTTCAAGTGccttattattacaaataaaaagtcatgtTATGTAACATGTACTTGTCCTCATTGTTTCTTTTATCTCATGACATATAACGGATTTTACTCCTGTTTAAATGGTTGCACTGTACAGTAAGGAACAACGCTCCCACCAGTGTAGGAGCCATGATTTCAAAGTACATCCACGCCTATGCCTTCTCCAGTCTCTCTGTCGCTCTGTTGTAACCTGTTGTTCTCTATCTGTATATAAAATAACACAATTATGAATGATTAAAtatatgactatatatatatatatatatatatatatatatatatacaaaatcaTAAATGCAAATAGAATACACAgttataaatgacaaaaaatatatacaaagagataataaaaattttaaaaaataaaaacatcaaaatacagtatagtatactAATATTTACACATTATTTAACTTAGAATGATGTTTATTCATGGATGGATTCATTGATTAGTTAATTAGCACACAATTATGAAATCAAAAATTGAGGTGGAAAAGTAATACTTCATAAAtaagtataaataaatatacgtaaattaataaatacaccTGACAAAGAATGTATAAATGAATGGTAGTACTACATTGATTTTAGTCCTAATGTAGTACATTACCAAGAagttatatattgtatgtatatagTACTAGGGCCATACAAGGAAATTCAAAAAGTaaccagaaaaaaatgaatgtagtACATTGCAAaaagttatactgtatgtatacgtaCTGTACATAATTTCGAACTGCAATGTCATTTTCTCGATCATTACTGTAGTCAATGAGGCGTTTAGTGTATTGTGGATATTTGCCACTAGATGGAGACAAAGTACGTATAAGGGTAATGAATAAGCGTGATACAAAGTTAAGACTTgatgaattgttattttttttcagtctttccCTCATgtcagtattttctttttcccaattgagataaacaattattgtttatttctcCAGACATCGGACTGTAAATATACAGAACAGTTTccttaaaattaaataacacTGACAAAAGTTTCATGAATTTgatttaattgaaatgtttgtatttatatccacctatccatccattttctataccacttattctcattggggtcatgggtgagctcgagcctatattcaatttaataataaaaaaaaaataaaaacacaataagcGAATATGTAAACACagtaaaaattacaaatttaaaaaaaatttaaaagttaaatacaactgaaatgtacttaacaaatgtactgtattgaattaaaaaaagaataagtcACTCTAACACTATGCACAATTTGCACATTTAAATCTGTGATTCTTTCGTGtatcactagagggagccagtTGGAAATATTTGACCTTTAGGTTTGCACTGTATAGAATGAACTCGGAAGCGACTTCTGTGGAGACATGAGGGGTGACAGGGGCCGTGACAGACGCCCAGATCAGGCCTATAATCTCCCATGCCAAAAATCCTGGCACTGTACTCGGACCCTAGTTGTCTCGTTAACACTCCACCGCTCTCAGACAAAAGGAGAGAAATCAAGAAATCAATACGCTTTCAGTCTACTTAGGCTTTCTAGTCTAAAAACATGAAGTCAGCCTGGGCAAGGGTTGTGATTGGTCCACAGGGATGCATGTCGATTAGGTTTGCACCGAGTCCAAGGATTAAGGGGCCGACTGAAATCCCAGTCGAAATATGAgtgttggggtgggggtggtctAATCTGTGCGGGTCTTGGCCCCGTGCTCCCTTTATGGATTAAGATTTGGGTGGCCCGAGAACAGGGCTGCTGCTGGGGATTAAGAAGATTCTAACAGGTGTTTTCTTTTGTGACGCTGAGGGGTGACTGGTCATCACTCACTGAGTGAGCCAATCATGAAGTGATTGAACATTGCTGATGGGGCCAGGGATGCCAAAAGGGGCGGGGCATAGAATGACTGGGGCAGTGTTTATTTTGGGGCCaaaatctatccattttctttaccgcttctcctcactagggtctgttggagcctatcccagctatcttcgggcgggaggcgggttacactctgaactggtcaccagccaatcgcagggcacatacaaacaaacaaccattcgcacctatgggcaatttagagtcatcaattaacctaccatacatgtttttgggatgtgggaggaaaccggagtacccggagaaaacccacccaggcacggggagaacatgcaaactccacacaggcggggctgagatttgaaccccggtccctagaactgtgaggcagatgtgctaaccagtcgtccaccgtgccggccggTCTAAGTCTTCtcatgaaaataatgaaaactgGGTCCGACCTGCAGGACAATTTAGGTTTGCatttatacagtgctgtgaaaaagtatatgTCCCCTTCTCTCACACAAGGATaacacaagtaaacataaaatacagttttaaaatgattttatttgtgaagaaaataaaaatttaaagcTACACGACCCtttgtgaaaaaagtaattgcccctcttgttaaatcatgacttaactgtggctaatcacattttttggaaagctgagttcattttcactgaccacacccaagcctgattacctccggacctgttcaatcaagaaatcacttaaataggacctaTTTGACGAAACGAAGTCGGCCAAAAGATcttaaaaagataaaacaaagtGCCACGATCcagaaagaaattcaagaacagatgagaaataaagtaattgacatctatcagtctgaaaaagggttacaaaagtaATTTATAAAGATTCAGGACTCCTGTAAACCACGCTGAGAGGCATtatcctcaaatgaagaaaacatggaaaCAGTGGTCAACCTTCCCAGCAGTGGAATGCCTACGAAatttaccccaagagcacagcgacgactcatccaggaagtCACAGAGAAACCTCGGACAACATCGAAAggactgcaggcctcccttgcctcagtcaaggtcagtgttcatgacacaacaacaacgaagagactgggcaaaaatggcttCCATGGCAGACttccaaggccaaaaccactgctgaccaaaaagaacagaaacgctcgttttacttttgaaaaaaaaataaaaataataataataatctgaatgatgcccaagacttttgggataATATTATATAGACTGaagagacaaaagttgaacttgaataatgtaaaatgaaacaaaataatatgAACTGGAATATCATTTTATCAAAAAGATAAAGATTTATTTCCATGCATAgttataaatatttacaatttgGAATGCAATAAAATGGAATGAAataagatgaaaataaaatgagattttATGAACATATTAAAAgtataaattatataaataaaacatacaaagaGTAtacaaaatttttttgggaaataaaaaaaaacacaataggattatttgataaatatgtcaaatgaataattaaaacattaaaacatcaaacataaatagtaaataaaacaatacaaagagTAACAATTCAAGTATGGTGTGTAaataccatctttatttatttcttacatttatgaaaatatggtatgcaaataaaataaaaaatcagtatTTGTTGTCATTACTCCAGaacatttaacatttctttAGCCGCTCTTGGTTGACCATTGTATAATGAAAAGACACATGGAACTAACTTaactaaattaattaaaattatgactaggtacacttgcacaatcagGTTGATATGGTCATGTCGTCATGGCAGCGGGGGATCGGATTATAGGCTGCTCCACGGcaacacttttccacattggGAGGATCGGATCAAAGCAGCTTATGGAGCTTCCCGCTTTTACCAAGAATTAGGAATATCCACACataaggatggatggatatttgcgAGTAAAATGACAGCTCAGAAGGAGGACTAATGGAAAGCGTTGCAGGAGGGAGGTTAgctgggggggaggggggggggggggtgcgtgtGGGTAGGGGCAGCTCCCATGCTGGGTCTTTAATGAAGTGGAGCGATTTGCTGGTTGGTTCCACCCAGCTGTTGTCGCCCCACAAAGTCCacatattttgctttgactctttttgttattgttgttgttgttcttg includes these proteins:
- the LOC133478006 gene encoding uncharacterized oxidoreductase YjmC-like, whose product is MSRCLISQLEVQSFIESCMMAVGTKQHHARSLAQVLVEGDHRGHYSHGLNRMDMYVKDVQTGICAKDGEPVVDKESPATALVDGRNLLGPVVGNFCMDLAIKKAKEVGIGWVVAHGSNHYGIAGYYAMQALKENMIGMAFTNTSPLVVPTRGKECTLGTNPLSVAAPSKDGDSFVLDMATSAVALGKVELHERRGDTIPEGWGCDAQGKITADPKKVLSGGGLVPIGGSEATGGYKGYGLGMMVEVFCGILAGAKYSNHIRRWKMTERVADLGQCFVAINLENFAPGFTDRMADLLAIQRGLDPAEADAPVLTAGDPERANIAKCEKMGGISYHINVVNYMNECAKKVGVSPLLPCDKIIPE